The DNA window GAACTTACATATGCAGCTGGTTGTTCATCAGTAATTCTAGCTTTTACTTCATCTAAAGTAATCGTATTTCCTAACATATCAGCAGGAGAAGATTCAGGTGAGTCCATAGTAATGTTAAAAAACACTTGTTTGAAAGACATGGTAGCTACCCTTCTTTCTGTATTGCTATTAAAGCTTAATTGAGATGCTACATTGTTATCAGCCCATGATAAGTTTAGGCCTATATCTCTACTTACTTGCATTGAAGAATATAAGTTTGCTGAGCTGTATACGGAGTTTGCTGGTATTTGATTATCACCAGAGTTGTTATACCACCATTGTAAAGCATTATCAATTTTAGTATCAACTAAAGATTTTGAAGGATTTTGGATATTCAAAACTCCATTTTGACCAATTCCTGGTAGGTTAACTCTCAAGGTATAAGATCCTTTTTCAATGGATAAAGGATCTGGATTCCCATTTAGCATATTATCATTTGCCGCAACAAGTGCTCCTGGATAAATTGCATCTAAGTTTGGTCGTAATATGGCGACATCATCAAAATTGGAATCTAGAGACCAATTTGCTGTAGAACAAAATGATGTTTGTCCATTAACAGGAGGAGTGTTTCCCTCACTGCTTGAAGTTTCATCTCTTAAATTTGGCAACCCTCCAGTATTTTTAACTTCGAGCAATGTATTTCCATCATAATTTAATCCAAGTAAATATTCATTAATGCTAGCAGCAAATGGGTTTTCTTCTTCCTCATCAGTACTATCGTCTGGTTTGCTACAATTTAATGCAACCAATGCTAAGGCAAATAATAAGCAGAATTTTAAATTAAATTTTACTGAATTTTGTTTTATTGTTTTCATGATTTTATTGTTTAATTAAAAATAATTAATCCCATTGCTTTAAAGACGTACTCAAACCTTGTTGAAGTAATACCTTACCTAAAACCGTATCGTCCAAATTAGCCGTGTTTCCTCCACCATGATTATAGCTACTAGAGTTATCATCTTTAGCTCCAATTTTTAATGATGCATATAATCCTAAGTAGGCTTCAGACATAGTTTTTGTGTTTACGCCTTTTAAAACAAAATGATTAAAACCATCATCATGTTCAGGCAATATTTCACCAACACTAGTAAATGAAGATTTTGTCGATGTTTCTGATAATTTAACACGATTACTTGTGGCATTGCTTGACCAAGAATAATATTTAAATGCAAAGAAGTAATGATTCATTGGCATGCTATTTTGATTGGCATTAGCAAAGGTCTTACCTCCTGATACCTGTTGTACGGAATTATTATTAAATAATTGAGTATCTGAAGCACCGCTTTTGGTTGTATTTGCTAAATAATTAGCAAGGGCATTGTACTCACTTTCAGTAATCCAAACCCATTCACCTAGTGAAGCATCTTCATAAGTAGTTCTCGTATTTCCATTTAAAAATGCCCAGATATCATCAACATCTTGAATAGCTATTTTGTATTCTAAAAGTTCTGTATCATTACCATTACTTACTTCGACATTGAAATACAGAAATTCATTAGCTTCAAAATCAAAGGCTAACCAATCACCTACTCGAAGTTCATTTCCATTTATTAAAATGGCTTGTGAGACCGTCTGTAAGGTGATGTTATACGATAATGATCCTTCTAAACTAGAATTGATTTCAGTAATTAAATCTCCACTGGAAGGGTACTCAGCAATATTAACAGTTATTAAATTGTCTGTTGGGTCGTTTGATTCACCATCATCTTCAGTGCTACAAGAAGCAAACAAGATAAAACTGAAATAAAAACATAATTTGATAAATAGATGTGTTTTCATAATTATAAAGATTTTGTGGTTTTAATTTTTGTAGCGACTTGCAACTGGAAAAGTCTGCAGCCAATCCAGCGCAAGACACCACAAAATATTTATGTCATATTATTAATGACAAGTCAAATCTAGAACTGAAAACAGCTGAAATCTAATTTTTGGCATGGACAAAGTATGGACAAATTAAAAAAACACATATATATTTATATAAGAATCATGAAAATCAATATAAATGTAAAATAATGAAAATGAGGCGTTTATGATGTGTAGATATTATAAAATGTATAGACAAAGCTTGGACAAGTTTGTCGAAAGTCATCTTTAAGTCCACTTAGTGATGTCTATGACATAATTTAATTAAGTAACTTCGTATCATCATGATAACTAATACTTAAACAATGATTTTTCGATATATTATTCTTATTTGTTTAGTCTTTTCTTTAAATAGTTTTGCGCAAACGCGTTCAGAAAAAATAGAAACATTAAAACAAGAGTTAAAACAGACCGAAAACAAAGTTGAACAAATTAAGGTTTTAGAAAATCTTTGGAAGCTAACACAGTATAATGATGATTTAGCCGCAATTGATTACGCCAAACAAGCGATTAATATAGCTGAAAAACAAAACCTACCTGAAGAATTAGCACGAGCGTATGAACGCTTAGGAATAGCACACTCTAACATCTCAAATTATGATGCATCTAATAAGGCGTATCTTAAGGCAATAGACATCCATAAAACATTAAAAAACAAAAGGTTTATAAGTAGTCTGTATATGAATCAAGCTATAAACCTCAAAAGTCAATCTAAATTAGATAGTGCTTTATATTATATGGATAAATCAGAACCCTTTATTGATGAGAGATGTTGTAAAGATGATTCTATATTAATGATTAACCTTAATAGCATTAAAGCACAGGTTTTAATGGAACAAGGGAAATATGTATTATCATTAGATAAAGCTTTAAAAGCTACTGAACTTTCTAAATTGGTTAATGACAGTATTCAATACGCAGATAACCTTGCATTGGTTGGGAATAATAATCAGGCTTTAGGAAATAACGAAGTTGCTTTAGATTATTTAAAAGAGTCACTAATAATCTATAGAATTTATGAAGACACCTATTTTGAAAGTCAAGCTGCTAAGGATATTGCAGAAGTCTATGCTGGAAAATCACCAGTTGAAATAGATAGTGCAAAGTTTTATTTTAATTCATCTGTTACACTAGCAAGAGACATAAACACGCCTTATATAGAAATGCAAGCTTTAAATTCTTTTGGAGAGTTTCTATTAAATATTAATGAATTTGAAAGGTCAAAAGACATATTTAGTCAGAGTCAAATTATTACTAACCAATTAAAAGATGACTTTAGTCAATCTAGAATAGACTTAGCTTTAGGAAAGATGTATTATTCAGAAAAAAAATACAATCAAGCTTTAACTAAAACAAAAGAAGCCTTAAAATTAAAGCAACAAATAGGATTATTGCCAGGAGCTATTGAAGCAAATCAATACTTGTCAAAAATATATAAAGCGAAAGGTGATTTTAAAATTGCACTACAATATCAAGAAGACTATACAACATTAGCAGATAGTCTTTATAACAAAGAAAAGGCAATCAAATTTGATGAATTGCAAACTAAATTTGATACTGAAAAAAAAGAAGCTGAAATAGCGTTTCAAAATAAAGAAATAGAAGCCTTGAATGTGAAGGCAGAAAACGACAAGCTAACAAAAATGCTCTATGGAATTGGTATGTTTTCCTTTTTAGCTATTTCGGGTCTACTCTACTTTGGTTTTAAGCAACGTATTAAGAAAAACAAAATTGAACGTGATAAACAAGAAGAAATTTATAAACAAGAAATCGCCTTTAAAAAGAAAGAATTAGCCTCTCAAACTTTACACTTAGTTCAGAAAAGCTCATTTATTCAAGAACTAAAAGAGAATTTAGAAAAGATTAAACAATCACCAGAGCTTTTTAAAGTAGAATTCAGACGTTTAGTAATGTTGCTTAAAAAAGAAAGTGCTGAAGATAAAGATTGGGAAGTTTTTAAATCTTACTTTTCTGAAGTTCATAATAATTTTGATCAAAAGATAAAAGCAATTAGTGAAGACATTACAGAAAAAGAAATTCGTTTAGCATCTTTTTTAAGAATGAATTTATCTACAAAAGAAATTGCTACGATGCTAAATGTATTACCAGATAGTGTGTTGAAATCTAAATACAGACTCAAGAAAAAGTTGCAACTTAATAAAGAAGACGATTTAACGCAATTTTTAAACACATTATAAATCTATCACGTATTTTTGCAATGTGAAACTTAACTTACCTAAACATAAACAACTAATTCTCTTTGATGGTGTTTGCAATCTTTGCAACTCATCAGTCTTGTATGTGATTAAACATGACAAAAAGAATCAGTTTTTATTTGCTCCATTACAGAGTGATGTTGGGAAACAAATCATTGAAACGTTCAATATTGATCCTTCACAAACAGATTCTATTTTACTCTATTCAGAATTGAAAGGATTATCGGTTAAATCTAGCGCAGCTTTGCATATTGCTAAACATTTAGGTTTTCCAAGACGTTTAATGTCTATATTTTTTATAGTTCCAACATTCATTAGAAATTGGGTTTATGATTTTGTAGCTAGAAACAGATATAAATGGTATGGTAAGAAAGATGCTTGTATGATACCAACACCTGAGTTAACATCTAAGTTTTTAACATAAAAAAAAGTCCTTTTCTTCAAAAGGACTTTAATAACTAACAACTAATTAAAACTAATTTAACTCTAAAATATTATCATTAATCATTTGAGGGATTATCTAACATGGTTAATGATTAATAGCACATTATTTTGTTACTGTAAATCTACGCAATGTGCTCAAAGTCAAGATATTTTATCGGTATAAAGCATAAAAAAAATGTTCAAAAAGATAGAATTGTAAAAATCGTCTATGAGATGCACGATTAAAACCTAATATCTCAAATAGAAATTAAATTACCTTGTCTAATTGAAAATATATGTTTACTCATTCAAAAATAGACTTAACTAATTAAGTGTGTTTTTAAATACTTGTATGTAATATATTAACGTTATAATAGCTCAAAGCCTTAAAGCAAAACGTCAGTTTGAGCCTAACTTCTGTTAGTTAGGAACTAATCGAATTCTTATCATGTGCAAGTCTAACATATGAATAAGTTTCAGAATAACCTCTGAAAGATAGCGTTGCGCTTTAAGGCTTTTTTACTTTAAACTTTTTAAAATGAAATCTAAATTGGTATTTGAATTGTCATTACTCACATACGAATCTGTATAGTGCTTTGAAGGAATTGCTAAACCTAGACTTTGAAGTTTTTTAATTGTATCTAAATAATCTAAACTTACTTTTCCTGTTAATAATGGATTTAAATCACCACCTGCTTTTGCAAATTTATAAACTTGGTTGATTCCTCTTAAATACTGGTGATCTTTAGTAAATCCTCCTCCTCGATGTACACGTAATGTAATTGTGAATGCCTTATCTCTATTCAATTTATATTGATTATGAAGTAAATCAAAAGTATCTGCAAAATCATAACCTTTGTTTAAGGTATCAACAGCAATAACACGATAAGCCAATTCTTTAAGACGTTTCATCGTTAAGCAACCTGACATATATTCAGAATAAACAGCTAAACCTTCTTGCGTTTCAACATTATTTGGTAATCCATGAGAAAATACTTTTAAAGGTTGCGACAAACCATTAAAAGTAGTGACCATATGGACACCAATTTCATGGTTGGTTAATACTTTTAATTGATTTAAACTAAACTTATGATGCTTTCGCAACACTAAAGTCTGTGTATTATTTAAAACCATTGCAGCTGCCGAAAGATTTGTAGACAACTTAATATTATAGTTAAAAGTATAACGTTTTGAATAATCTTTAAAATAATCTATGGCATCCTCTGCTGAATACATTGGCAAGAATTCTTCATCAAAATCACTATCGTCAAAACGAAGAATAAATTTTGCATTATCGATATCTTTTTCGGTAGGAGTACCGAAACTTTTCAGACTATTAAAGTAAAATTTGCGTCCTTGATTTATGGTTTGTATGCATTCTATAAGTCCAGAATAATCATAAATCACATCTTCATATAATTGTCTAATATCATCATCTTCAATGCGTTCTAAGCGTTGTGAGAAAAATAAACGATGCAGTTTGTAACCATTAAATTTAATTTTTGGATATTTAAAAACAGGATCATAAGTAAACTTAGATGAAAAGAATTGCTTCTTCTCTCGTTCTATATTTAACGGATTGATATAATTGAGAACTTCAATTTTTTGAACCAATCTATCGAGGTTTCCATCGATATCAAATAAATCTTGATATTCTGATGTACTAGGAATTTGAGACATTATAAATTGTATTTTTTATAAAAATTGGCAGCATGTTCTGGTAAACGTTTCCGAAGCTGTTTTTCTACTGAAGAAACCACTTCAGGATATAAAATTTGATCATATTCATCGCAATATATCTTTGCAATTTCAGTTGCCAAAACTAAAGTATTTTTAAAATTATTGGTAATATATTTCAAGAAATATCCATTACCTTGGAAGGTGTTGTTAATCTTTGAAGTTGAAATGATATCATGTGGAAACGTTATTTCAGATAGACTAAGTCTCCATAATTCTATATCGCTTCCAAATCTATCATTATCGACGTTTGATGTTCCTAAATTCCAGGTTGGCACTTCCCTATCCCAACGTTTCCAATTATAACTATGCATATCATAGACAATACAAACTCCAAACTTTTCTTCAAGTTTTGTAACTAGCGCATGAACAACGTTGTAAAAATTAGAATGTTTATTGAGGCTTTTATTTTTTTGATGATCTGTTAATGGTTGCTTCCATAATTGTTTTCCCCAAGCAGTTTCAAAAACAGCTTCTTCTGGTGCTCTATTTAAATCGTATTCAAATCTTGAATCACATCCTGAAATGACAATAGGATGCGAATTAATCATATTTTTAGTTTCAGGATCTTCTTCATACCAACGTTCATATTCAGTATGCAAACAATTCTCCCAAAGCGCTTTTCTAAATTGATGTCCATCATGTATAGCTGCACAAGCATAATGCACATAATCATCAATTTTTATTGTGAAGGAATAATCTTCAGAAACCGCATGAAATAACTCTTCATTTTCAATTTTAGAAATTATAGTTGCTACAGATAACTGTTCCATGATACTAACTTAATATTTTTTTCAGACTGTTATAAATCGCATATTCCATTTGATCCATATTGCCATCTGCAAAAGCCATAAGCTTAATATCAGCAAAAAGTTCATCAGGATTGTCTTTATACGATTCTTCAGAATGTATAGCGTCAATAATTTTTGTGATACTTTGATAATCATTGTCAGCATCAAATTCACTTTTAATATGCATATAAGTTTCTTCATCAACACGAGATAAAATATACTCATGTTCTTGTTTGGTTTCTTTTAAATCGGAATGTGCTACAAATAATAAAATATAAGCGATCAATTCTTGTTTAGTCCAGTTTGTATTTGCCATAGTTATGATGTTAAAGTTCCGTATTCTGTCCATGAACCATCATAAACAGTTAGTTTTTTATAGTCTGAAATTTCAGCAGCTAATGCTAATATACACGCTGTAATTCCAGATCCACAGGAAAAAATTAGTGATTTTTCTTCTATTGTAAAAGTTTCAAAAATCGCTTTTAGTTCTTGCTCAGATTTTAGACAATGTCCATTTAATACATTTGTAAATGAAAGGTTTTTTGAATTTGGAATTGTTCCACTTCTTAATCCTTTTCTTGGTTCTGGAGTTAAACATTTAAAACGTTGTGCTGAACGTGCATCTAAAATGAGCGTGTTTTTATCTTTAGATTGTTCTGAAACATCATCAAAAAAGCACATTTTTGAGCTATCATATGTAGCAGAAAAATTGCCTAATGCCCAATTTGACTTACTTAACGAAGAGGAAGTTTCATAATCAAGTCGTTTCCATTCTGGTAATCCACCATCTAATACAGCAATGTTTTTAAATCCGAAAGTTTTAAATAACCACCAAACTCTCGGACTCCAATACACACCTTTGTCATCATATACGACTATAACTGAATTGTTATTAATTCCCAGACGTTGCGCTTCATTTTGAAATTGATTCAGCGATGGAATTGCACTAGGAAACTTAGCATTTACATCACTGAATTTTCCTTTAACATCTATAGATCTTGAATTTGGAATATAAGCTTCTGAAGTAGTCTGATCTGTCTTTACACTAGCATCTAAAACAATAAGTTGATCTAAATGCCGATTATCATGCAACCATTTACAACTTACAATTGTCGATACCAATTGATTGTCACTACGCATCTTGAACTGTTTTGCGTAAACGCGTACGTCTATCAAAAGCTTGCATTTGATCTACAACTTTACTTTCTAAGAAATCGATTACACGTTCTTCGACTTTTATTTTTGATTTATAGACTTTATTGATATATGTAATTCCACCAGGAGACATGACATTAACCTCAACAAGTTTTCCACCAATCACATCGATTCCAACAAAATAAAGTCCGTCTTTTACAAGTTTCGGACCAATTTGTTTGCACAAAGCTTTCTCAGCTTTAGTTAAAGAATGCTTTTGAACAGAACCTCCAGCAGATACATTAGAGCGATGATCGTCTGAACCAGGAACACGTTTCATGGCACCAACAGGTTCACCATTTAGTAATAAAATTCGAACATCTCCTTGATCTGCACCTTCAATATAGTCTTGAAGTATTACATAATTTGACGAGCCATCAGCACTTGTGATATAAAAATCTAACAAGGATTTAATGTTATTCATTGCTGACTTTTCTATTAAAATCACTCCAGATCCTCCAAAACCATTTAAAGGTTTTAAAATCATCTTATCAGCTTTAGATTCTCTAATTTGCTTTACTAAGTATTCTTTATTTTTAGACACATGAGTGTTTGGAATGATATTACTGTGTGCATCACCAAAAGCAGCTGTATATAATTTATTATTAGCTTCTCGCATGCCTTCAAGTGAGTTGACAATGAAAACATCATCTTTAACCGAATCTAGAAAGTTAAGCATAATAGGATCTAAAGGCGGATTGGCTCTGAAAAAAATAGCGTCAAATCCAGCAAGTGGTAGCATTTCTTCTCTGAGATTTGCTTTATTATAAAATGCTTTTAATGTTGAAGGCACTTTTTCCATGCGACCAATGACCATACAAAATGCATTAGTCACACTGTCTCTTATGGTTAAATTAGCAGGTGTACACATGGCAACTCCATGTCCACGTTTTGCACATTCTTTTATCAAAGCTAAACTAGTATCATTTTCAGGATCTATCTCGTCCCAAGGATACATGATAAAACAAA is part of the Psychroserpens ponticola genome and encodes:
- a CDS encoding thiol-disulfide oxidoreductase DCC family protein, with product MKLNLPKHKQLILFDGVCNLCNSSVLYVIKHDKKNQFLFAPLQSDVGKQIIETFNIDPSQTDSILLYSELKGLSVKSSAALHIAKHLGFPRRLMSIFFIVPTFIRNWVYDFVARNRYKWYGKKDACMIPTPELTSKFLT
- the gshB gene encoding glutathione synthase, producing the protein MNVCFIMYPWDEIDPENDTSLALIKECAKRGHGVAMCTPANLTIRDSVTNAFCMVIGRMEKVPSTLKAFYNKANLREEMLPLAGFDAIFFRANPPLDPIMLNFLDSVKDDVFIVNSLEGMREANNKLYTAAFGDAHSNIIPNTHVSKNKEYLVKQIRESKADKMILKPLNGFGGSGVILIEKSAMNNIKSLLDFYITSADGSSNYVILQDYIEGADQGDVRILLLNGEPVGAMKRVPGSDDHRSNVSAGGSVQKHSLTKAEKALCKQIGPKLVKDGLYFVGIDVIGGKLVEVNVMSPGGITYINKVYKSKIKVEERVIDFLESKVVDQMQAFDRRTRLRKTVQDA
- a CDS encoding sulfurtransferase, whose protein sequence is MRSDNQLVSTIVSCKWLHDNRHLDQLIVLDASVKTDQTTSEAYIPNSRSIDVKGKFSDVNAKFPSAIPSLNQFQNEAQRLGINNNSVIVVYDDKGVYWSPRVWWLFKTFGFKNIAVLDGGLPEWKRLDYETSSSLSKSNWALGNFSATYDSSKMCFFDDVSEQSKDKNTLILDARSAQRFKCLTPEPRKGLRSGTIPNSKNLSFTNVLNGHCLKSEQELKAIFETFTIEEKSLIFSCGSGITACILALAAEISDYKKLTVYDGSWTEYGTLTS
- a CDS encoding flavohemoglobin expression-modulating QEGLA motif protein, producing the protein MSQIPSTSEYQDLFDIDGNLDRLVQKIEVLNYINPLNIEREKKQFFSSKFTYDPVFKYPKIKFNGYKLHRLFFSQRLERIEDDDIRQLYEDVIYDYSGLIECIQTINQGRKFYFNSLKSFGTPTEKDIDNAKFILRFDDSDFDEEFLPMYSAEDAIDYFKDYSKRYTFNYNIKLSTNLSAAAMVLNNTQTLVLRKHHKFSLNQLKVLTNHEIGVHMVTTFNGLSQPLKVFSHGLPNNVETQEGLAVYSEYMSGCLTMKRLKELAYRVIAVDTLNKGYDFADTFDLLHNQYKLNRDKAFTITLRVHRGGGFTKDHQYLRGINQVYKFAKAGGDLNPLLTGKVSLDYLDTIKKLQSLGLAIPSKHYTDSYVSNDNSNTNLDFILKSLK
- a CDS encoding helix-turn-helix transcriptional regulator; amino-acid sequence: MIFRYIILICLVFSLNSFAQTRSEKIETLKQELKQTENKVEQIKVLENLWKLTQYNDDLAAIDYAKQAINIAEKQNLPEELARAYERLGIAHSNISNYDASNKAYLKAIDIHKTLKNKRFISSLYMNQAINLKSQSKLDSALYYMDKSEPFIDERCCKDDSILMINLNSIKAQVLMEQGKYVLSLDKALKATELSKLVNDSIQYADNLALVGNNNQALGNNEVALDYLKESLIIYRIYEDTYFESQAAKDIAEVYAGKSPVEIDSAKFYFNSSVTLARDINTPYIEMQALNSFGEFLLNINEFERSKDIFSQSQIITNQLKDDFSQSRIDLALGKMYYSEKKYNQALTKTKEALKLKQQIGLLPGAIEANQYLSKIYKAKGDFKIALQYQEDYTTLADSLYNKEKAIKFDELQTKFDTEKKEAEIAFQNKEIEALNVKAENDKLTKMLYGIGMFSFLAISGLLYFGFKQRIKKNKIERDKQEEIYKQEIAFKKKELASQTLHLVQKSSFIQELKENLEKIKQSPELFKVEFRRLVMLLKKESAEDKDWEVFKSYFSEVHNNFDQKIKAISEDITEKEIRLASFLRMNLSTKEIATMLNVLPDSVLKSKYRLKKKLQLNKEDDLTQFLNTL
- a CDS encoding thiol-activated cytolysin family protein codes for the protein MKTIKQNSVKFNLKFCLLFALALVALNCSKPDDSTDEEEENPFAASINEYLLGLNYDGNTLLEVKNTGGLPNLRDETSSSEGNTPPVNGQTSFCSTANWSLDSNFDDVAILRPNLDAIYPGALVAANDNMLNGNPDPLSIEKGSYTLRVNLPGIGQNGVLNIQNPSKSLVDTKIDNALQWWYNNSGDNQIPANSVYSSANLYSSMQVSRDIGLNLSWADNNVASQLSFNSNTERRVATMSFKQVFFNITMDSPESSPADMLGNTITLDEVKARITDEQPAAYVSSVSYGKIFILRMETEYTEETSDIDLSAVLDYSVNVDANYDEEKNNIIQTSTFKLLSIGGNAEVGVSPISSSDFTSGPGGFIDAITGSNALLSADNPGVPIAYTMRFLKDNSLAKMGYHTDYSVEQCDPNSNFVHEDVNVVNNSYHDTRFYFKYKPAGGNFYLTGPKYELNQGSQHTTSPPNGAYDVEIIFESQIGWFGDFEQIRDIDLNHVTSEKCYRFSGGDSNDHGTVSTISCN
- a CDS encoding N-formylglutamate amidohydrolase, whose translation is MEQLSVATIISKIENEELFHAVSEDYSFTIKIDDYVHYACAAIHDGHQFRKALWENCLHTEYERWYEEDPETKNMINSHPIVISGCDSRFEYDLNRAPEEAVFETAWGKQLWKQPLTDHQKNKSLNKHSNFYNVVHALVTKLEEKFGVCIVYDMHSYNWKRWDREVPTWNLGTSNVDNDRFGSDIELWRLSLSEITFPHDIISTSKINNTFQGNGYFLKYITNNFKNTLVLATEIAKIYCDEYDQILYPEVVSSVEKQLRKRLPEHAANFYKKYNL